A DNA window from Portunus trituberculatus isolate SZX2019 chromosome 47, ASM1759143v1, whole genome shotgun sequence contains the following coding sequences:
- the LOC123498104 gene encoding protein PBDC1-like, with protein sequence MPTQAEIFAELGIPSDLVAAASAGGGGGGGSGGLSGISADDLGNDATMEGLWAMKAMEHAEIYFNLLCAVDPKMLKLTPKDDLIYQEFRKEFPDFNIEKLNEEDLKSPSAKEKWRPFCMKFEKEIEDYSFATLVRIDCQDEYTEPNTILVTRIQFFCIEIARNREGQNDSIRTKFKPKPRTKNTNK encoded by the exons ATGCCCACCCAAGCTGAAATATTTGCAGAACTG GGCATCCCCAGTGATCTGgtggcagcagcatcagcaggtggtggtggtggtggtggcagtggtggcctGTCTGGGATCAGTGCAGATGATCTCGGTAATGAT GCCACCATGGAGGGGCTGTGGGCCATGAAGGCTATGGAGCATGCTGAGATATACTTCAAT CTTCTGTGTGCAGTTGACCCTAAAATGCTCAAGCTTACTCCTAAAGATGACCTCATCTATCAAGAATTCAGGAAAGAGTTTCCAGACTTCAATATAGAAAAGCTGAATGAGGAAGATCTCAAGAGTCCTTCAGCCAAGGAG aAATGGCGGCCTTTCTGCATGAAGTTTGAGAAGGAGATTGAGGACTACAGTTTTGCCACACTGGTGCGCATTGATTGTCAGGATGAGTACACGGAACCCAACACTATCCTGGTAACACGCATTCAGTTCTTCTGCATTGAGATTGCCCGGAACCGTGAGGGTCAGAATGATTCTATCAGGACCAAATTCAAACCCAAGCCACGCACCAAAAATACCAACAAATAG